From a single Nicotiana tomentosiformis chromosome 2, ASM39032v3, whole genome shotgun sequence genomic region:
- the LOC104106976 gene encoding uncharacterized protein, translating into MDKFVVKMNYSQPSSSSSVQLLSQAIPPENRANVNLSLLIDELDSESFSTDPGERIPIANYNLRLRDAVRRYYIQNGPCQPTNHQFPKTTIGGRMHQFKPSWFKRSFSRWLEYSVKKDVAYCLCCYLFKNEFVHGSAGECFTKSNFRTWNKAFERFRLHVGEISSVHNKCFNKMLDLSNHHQSIQVVLDKHSEKVKSEYRMRLEASFDVARRLSHHGLPFRDHDESEYSTNQILFLSFLRWHGDKHPDVGKVIIENAPQNDTLTCPMIQKDIVNACAKETLKSIIEDLNRDYFGILADESKDISHKEQMALILRYVNKNGEVVERFVCLVHVSDISACSLKEEIYSLLSDHSLSTSKIRGQGYDGASNMKGEINGLKTFNYER; encoded by the coding sequence ATGGATAAATTTGTCGTAAAGATGAATTATTCTCAACCAAGTTCTAGTTCTAGTGTGCAATTATTGAGTCAGGCAATACCTCCAGAAAACCGTGCGAATGTCAATCTTTCTCTTCTTATCGACGAGCTTGACTCAGAATCATTTAGCACCGATCCAGGAGAAAGAATACCCATTGCTAATTATAACCTTCGATTACGAGATGCGGTGAGGAGATATTACATTCAAAATGGGCCTTGTCAACCTACCAATCATCAATTTCCTAAAACTACAATAGGAGGAAGAATGCACCAATTTAAACCAAGTTGGTTCAAACGTTCATTTTCAAGATGGTTGGAGTATAGTGTGAAAAAAGATGTCGCATATTGTctatgttgttatttgttcaaaaATGAATTCGTTCATGGAAGTGCGGGTGAATGTTTTACAAAAAGTAATTTTAGGACATGGAATAAGGCTTTTGAAAGGTTCCGTTTGCATGTCGGTGAGATTAGTAGTGTCCATAATAAATGTTTCAACAAGATGCTAGATTTGTCAAATCATCATCAATCAATTCAAGTTGTTTTAGACAAGCATTCAGAGAAGGTGAAAAGTGAGTACCGAATGCGCTTGGAAGCCTCGTTTGATGTTGCAAGACGTCTCTCGCATCATGGATTACCTTTTCGAGATCATGACGAAAGTGAATATTCAACAAATCAAATCTTATTTCTAAGCTTTTTGCGGTGGCATGGGGACAAGCATCCGGATGTGGGAAAAGTAATAATAGAAAATGCTCCACAAAATGATACTTTAACTTGTCCTATGATTCAAAAGGATATTGTCAATGCTTGTGCAAAAGAAACATTGAAATCTATAATTGAAGACTTGAATAGAGATTACTTTGGTATATTAGCCGATGAATCCAAAGATATCTCACACAAAGAACAAATGGCTCTTATTTTGCGGTATGTTAATAAGAATGGTGAAGTAGTAGAACGATTTGTTTGCCTTGTCCATGTTAGTGATATATCAGCATGCTCATTAAAGGAAGAAATATATTCTTTGCTTTCGGATCACTCACTAAGTACATCCAAAATACGTGGACAAGGTTATGATGGAGCTAGTAATATGAAGGGAGAGATAAATGGTCTCAAGACTTTTAATTATGAAAGATAG
- the LOC138904350 gene encoding uncharacterized protein yields MLNVIGGSFKRRDLLRHHQAEELEKLLESGEIITGQGLNQECEFQRLGDTRWGSYFKTLDNFIAIFSSIVRVLKLIEYEGSTSHERNQAEYLLGKIRTFKFIFVLHLMVKVLAISNELSKILQKKDQDIVNVVVFLDITKKRLQDMRETR; encoded by the coding sequence ATGTTGAATGTTATTGGAGGATCTTTCAAGCGCAGAGACTTGCTTCGTCATCATCAAGCTGAAGAGTTGGAGAAATTACTCGAGTCCGGTGAAATTATTACCGGACAAGGATTAAATCAAGAATGTGAATTTCAAAGACTAGGTGATACTCGTTGGGGATCCTATTTTAAAACATTGGATAACTTTATTGCTATTTTCTCTTCTATTGTTCGTGTGCTTAAATTGATTGAGTATGAAGGTTCTACCTCACATGAAAGAAATCAAGCAGAGTATCTTTTGGGTAAGATTAGAACATTCAAATTTATTTTCGTGCTTCATTTGATGGTGAAAGTGTTGGCCATATCAAATGAATTGAGCAAGATCTTACAAAAAAAGGATCAAGATATTGTTAATGTCGTGGTGTTTCTTGACATTACAAAGAAAAGGTTGCAAGATATGAGGGAAACTAGATAG
- the LOC104106977 gene encoding uncharacterized protein has translation MDESYFPKKSKRKSNVCYSHHLRVEIFCAVIDVQLQELNERFDVVSSDLLLGMASLSPVNSFTNFDKDRIMTLAKCYPNEFDKFQLRDLSYQLDTFIIHMRGDDPKFSNLQGIRDLAKALVEANLVETYALIYLLMKLTLILPVATANVERVLSSMKRIKNEV, from the coding sequence ATGGATGAGTCTTACTTTCCTAAAAAGTCTAAGCGTAAGTCTAATGTTTGTTACTCACATCACTTGCGTGTTGAAATCTTTTGTGCTGTGATTGATGTACAACTTCAAGAGCTTAATGAACGTTTTGATGTAGTAAGTAGTGATTTGCTTCTTGGGATGGCTAGCTTGAGTCCAGTTAATTCCTTTACTAATTTTGATAAGGATAGAATAATGACACTGGCAAAATGTTATCCAAATGAATTTGATAAATTCCAGCTTCGGGATTTGAGTTATCAACTCGATACCTTCATAATTCATATGCGAGGAGATGATCCCAAGTTCTCCAACTTGCAAGGAATTAGAGATTTAGCAAAAGCATTGGTTGAAGCAAATCTTGTGGAGACTTATGCACTTATTTATTTACTCATGAAGTTGACTTTGATTTTACCTGTTGCTACTGCAAATGTGGAGAGAGTACTTTCATCCATGAAGCGGATAAAAAATGAAGTGTGA